In Paenibacillus kyungheensis, the following are encoded in one genomic region:
- a CDS encoding FAD-dependent oxidoreductase — protein sequence MQINTDVLIVGGGIAGVSLALAMGKKGHDVTLVERVKQFKPIPKGDFLQPVTIELLKGLDVLPEIRKHCALVTKVHYGTLGGIRCFSGDYSTMDIPIQYALNGDHHKIHEGIFNAAIALPNVHFYAGVNAQQLLYDNGKVIGLEATTDGEPMTIHSKVVVGSDGIKSKIREQLGLKHHLYPYEEKKAKMFAFSFHMDEDPPAEASFFFGSGVSCGVFPLPNKRTRVYLALRKELWQSIKDDGIDSLRQLLLSLCPHLQQELTQITDFKQVQSIPAFYLDTDKWAVDGAVLLGDACHALSPALGQGMNLAIQGAMELSETLTTALSTENYSESMLRSYEKKRRKYVKLIQQNSTAHTFCWFVKNSSFIKLRNAAFRRMGRCPNLLEAQMLTTSGYSDKSPSFSYLLRFAGIMKP from the coding sequence ATGCAGATAAATACAGATGTATTGATTGTCGGTGGTGGAATAGCAGGTGTCTCATTAGCTCTGGCGATGGGCAAAAAAGGTCATGATGTGACTCTAGTAGAACGGGTAAAACAATTTAAGCCTATCCCTAAAGGAGATTTTCTACAGCCGGTGACGATAGAGTTGTTAAAAGGATTGGATGTTCTTCCGGAAATTCGTAAACACTGCGCGCTAGTCACCAAAGTTCATTATGGAACATTAGGCGGGATACGCTGCTTTTCAGGAGATTACAGTACGATGGATATTCCTATTCAATATGCACTAAATGGAGATCATCATAAAATTCATGAAGGCATATTTAATGCAGCAATCGCGCTTCCTAATGTTCACTTCTATGCTGGAGTCAATGCTCAACAGCTATTATACGATAATGGCAAAGTCATCGGACTTGAAGCAACAACCGATGGAGAACCAATGACTATTCATAGCAAAGTTGTAGTAGGATCAGATGGCATTAAGTCGAAGATTCGAGAACAGTTAGGGCTCAAACACCATTTATATCCTTACGAAGAGAAAAAAGCTAAAATGTTTGCTTTTTCTTTTCATATGGACGAAGATCCACCAGCAGAAGCCAGTTTCTTTTTTGGAAGTGGCGTAAGCTGTGGAGTATTTCCATTGCCTAATAAGCGTACACGTGTATATCTCGCACTTCGTAAAGAGCTGTGGCAGAGTATCAAAGATGATGGGATTGATTCGTTACGCCAATTACTGCTATCGCTTTGTCCGCATCTTCAGCAAGAATTAACACAGATAACAGATTTTAAACAAGTGCAGTCGATTCCGGCATTTTATCTAGATACAGATAAATGGGCAGTAGATGGAGCTGTTCTGTTGGGGGATGCTTGTCATGCATTAAGTCCTGCGCTGGGGCAAGGAATGAATCTGGCGATTCAAGGTGCTATGGAGCTTAGTGAAACGTTGACTACAGCATTATCGACTGAAAATTATTCGGAGTCGATGTTGCGTTCTTATGAAAAGAAAAGACGTAAATATGTAAAATTAATTCAGCAAAATAGCACAGCTCACACGTTCTGCTGGTTTGTTAAAAATAGTTCGTTTATCAAATTACGCAATGCGGCTTTTCGTCGTATGGGTCGTTGTCCTAATCTTCTAGAAGCTCAAATGCTAACAACATCGGGATATAGTGATAAGTCACCATCGTTTTCCTATTTGCTTCGTTTTGCAGGTATTATGAAACCTTAA
- a CDS encoding SDR family NAD(P)-dependent oxidoreductase, whose product MESKRADIAIVGISCRFPGANGYEEFWNNLEAGVNSIQEIPADRWNIQDYYSADVLEAGKTNSKWCGAIDRVYDFDHRFFNISPREVNNMDPQQRLLLEETWHCIEDSGIPLSLLQQQITSVYAGIMSADYLQEISSLDQQDIDSYACLGTYESLLTNRISYILNLKGISMPINAACASSLVAVHEARRALIHGDCNYAIASAVNLNLHPMKYVSFAQSRMLSSDGQCKTFDQQANGYVPGDGVAVLLLQRLDQAIADGNHVYGVIRGSAVNHVGKSVSLTAPKMESQQQVIQAAYQSADVKASTINYIEAHGTGTSLGDPIEIEALTQTFRTDTSDNGYCQIGSVKTNIGHLESAAGMAGIIKVLMMMKHQKIPASLNIQTLNPMIDFDSTPFQVTTKCSVWERVATDQPLRAGVSSFGFGGVNSHILLEEYIPDSAHEVVESSLPTPVTQFIVLSAKTIQSLEQLIDHWKNWIEHIEEKEYSFHDICRTLLHGRESFSYRVGSIVSSISDIKKWLQTAASHIIKADQPYWSLDTTGLSWRGYADIQSSSIYSSLYKQKQEETLNILRQMTQDPNQTEGYYQEVWLDKDIELYAFISGYSYACTLIELSTLPELVTAFGKGTWIGLAISKVLPITTIMNLLLHQANQEEMVLNRPSIPLYTGNHAYIAPLVWDAAYVEYLSNQLSELAQYEQISRIQQEHINKAKMLYAHQYTFRSLLEEWNKIIQEKYKIDIIKWMIQDKPMTCDYPIAQINMIILLSIVYSLRKLKQKWNLSEQYTFDHKAWQECIDLLDDEMLSKQDALELIMHTNLDAERIAHSLSQQPNQINKQHDYSILYAHNHTLTEIDHPSDWLSHLVYTEDKSSALGEELFADHMITNKQCVIHLNGSYTEQLLQLWLHGIDIRWDVFYKNQSYTKVSLPLYAFQRTTFRLQANTKTKQKSIQNDIASHPMVQQNQSTTDRIAFQSTFTGEEFFLWDHLVQGVAVLPGVAYLEMAVAALQKASGMLTKVQTGFVLNHVTWTQPIYVTDQPIDVHIYLYSAKQEQLRYEIAVKHQDSSLSVCGHGIVMLKNYSESQLSTIDPEELQQLSTQQQWDATTCYHQLDQWGLNYGDSHQGIDHIWIDKQQAVAKIKLPAKIETTLSDYILHPAMLDSALQVAILFTMSQQDTHLKEKPQLPFALEELEYIQACTTTMWVCIRWSEGSSVQDKVQKLDIDLYNDSGQLCIRISKYTARTLEGQLLESSRVPALTELPEQVTMFAPVWDTLSVDEVVSLDHTAIHQQKMLVIGSSDMQWIALSSDYPNAIRWEWKTDQNIESIYQSLLLYGQIDHIVWIVSDLPSDVTHSEAIIYGQEQGVIQLFRLIKSLFQHHDDRHVLEWTIVTMNTQRVSPSEQVKPIHSSINGLIGSLAKEIKNWHFRVVDLEQTEAIDWQLIFSLPPHPDGDVISYRRSQWHQQQLIPVQYTAIQHTAYRKNGVYIVIGGAGGIGEVWSEYMIRHYQAKIIWIGRRDINEQIESSLHHLAQYGTAPEYISADAADPDDLERVYQEIIKRYPQINGVIHAAISLLDNTLMQMDEERFRGALTAKVNVCASIEHVFQKTNLDFVLFFSSINAFAKPAGQSNYAAGCTFKDTFAQYLATRWTCAVKVMNWGYWGSVGTVASRNYRERMLKQGIGSIEPQEAMQALEWLLVSPCQQIGLIKQVDERNVYHINEEELMIVQ is encoded by the coding sequence ATGGAATCGAAAAGAGCCGATATCGCTATTGTAGGGATATCTTGTCGCTTTCCCGGTGCGAATGGGTATGAGGAATTTTGGAACAATCTTGAAGCAGGCGTCAATTCTATTCAAGAAATTCCCGCTGATCGTTGGAATATTCAAGACTATTACTCTGCCGATGTACTGGAAGCAGGCAAAACCAATAGTAAATGGTGTGGAGCGATCGATCGTGTGTACGATTTTGATCATCGGTTTTTCAATATTTCGCCACGTGAGGTAAACAATATGGACCCTCAACAGCGATTATTGCTAGAGGAAACATGGCATTGTATTGAAGATTCAGGTATTCCATTATCACTATTGCAACAACAAATCACTTCGGTCTACGCAGGTATTATGTCGGCTGATTATTTACAAGAGATCAGCAGTCTGGATCAGCAAGACATCGATAGTTACGCTTGTCTAGGTACATATGAAAGTCTGTTAACCAATCGAATATCTTATATTTTGAATTTAAAAGGGATAAGTATGCCTATTAATGCAGCTTGTGCTTCATCACTGGTGGCTGTCCATGAAGCCAGACGTGCATTAATTCATGGTGATTGTAATTATGCTATCGCTTCGGCTGTGAATCTAAATCTTCATCCTATGAAATATGTTTCTTTTGCTCAATCTCGAATGCTTAGTTCAGATGGTCAATGCAAAACATTTGATCAACAAGCGAATGGGTATGTGCCTGGCGATGGGGTTGCAGTCCTTTTGTTACAACGACTAGATCAAGCGATAGCAGATGGGAATCATGTCTATGGAGTGATTCGGGGATCGGCTGTGAATCATGTCGGGAAAAGCGTTTCTTTAACTGCTCCCAAAATGGAATCTCAACAACAAGTTATTCAAGCCGCTTATCAATCTGCTGATGTAAAAGCATCGACTATCAATTATATTGAAGCTCATGGTACAGGTACATCGCTAGGTGATCCGATAGAAATCGAAGCTTTAACTCAAACATTTCGTACAGATACTTCAGATAATGGATATTGTCAGATTGGTTCGGTCAAAACCAATATCGGACATCTGGAAAGTGCAGCTGGAATGGCTGGGATCATTAAAGTGTTAATGATGATGAAGCACCAAAAGATACCGGCTTCTCTAAATATCCAAACACTGAATCCGATGATCGATTTTGACTCTACTCCATTTCAAGTCACTACAAAATGTAGTGTATGGGAACGAGTTGCTACAGATCAACCTTTGCGAGCAGGAGTAAGTTCTTTTGGATTTGGCGGTGTTAATTCTCATATTTTGTTGGAAGAATATATACCTGATTCTGCTCATGAGGTTGTAGAATCATCACTCCCTACACCTGTCACTCAATTCATTGTATTATCTGCCAAAACGATTCAAAGTCTTGAGCAATTGATTGACCATTGGAAAAACTGGATCGAGCATATCGAGGAAAAAGAGTATTCATTTCATGATATATGTAGAACACTTTTACATGGGAGAGAATCTTTTTCTTATCGAGTAGGCAGTATCGTATCTTCTATCAGCGATATCAAAAAATGGCTACAAACGGCTGCTTCGCATATTATCAAAGCAGATCAACCGTATTGGAGCTTGGATACAACAGGCTTATCATGGAGAGGTTATGCTGATATTCAATCAAGTTCTATCTACAGTTCTCTGTATAAGCAAAAACAAGAAGAAACGTTGAATATTCTTCGACAGATGACCCAAGATCCTAATCAAACTGAAGGTTATTATCAAGAAGTATGGCTTGATAAGGATATCGAATTATATGCATTTATAAGTGGATATAGTTATGCATGTACGTTAATTGAATTAAGTACATTACCAGAACTCGTGACAGCATTTGGAAAAGGAACATGGATCGGTCTTGCTATTAGTAAGGTTTTACCTATTACAACGATTATGAATCTGTTACTTCATCAAGCAAATCAAGAAGAGATGGTGCTTAATAGACCTTCTATTCCTTTATATACAGGGAATCATGCCTATATCGCACCTCTAGTATGGGATGCTGCATATGTTGAATATCTGTCCAATCAATTATCAGAACTTGCGCAATATGAGCAGATATCACGTATTCAACAAGAACATATCAACAAAGCTAAAATGTTATACGCTCATCAGTATACGTTTAGATCATTGCTAGAAGAATGGAATAAGATCATACAAGAAAAATATAAAATCGATATTATCAAATGGATGATTCAAGATAAACCGATGACTTGTGATTATCCAATCGCTCAGATCAATATGATAATACTGTTAAGTATTGTGTATTCCTTACGCAAATTGAAACAAAAATGGAATCTATCCGAGCAATATACTTTTGATCATAAAGCTTGGCAAGAATGTATAGATTTATTAGATGATGAGATGCTTAGCAAGCAAGACGCATTGGAACTTATTATGCATACTAATCTGGATGCTGAGCGTATAGCCCATTCATTGTCGCAACAACCAAATCAAATCAATAAGCAACATGATTATTCTATACTTTATGCGCATAATCATACGCTTACTGAAATAGATCATCCTTCTGACTGGTTGTCGCACCTGGTGTATACAGAAGATAAGTCATCTGCATTGGGAGAAGAACTATTTGCAGATCACATGATAACTAACAAACAATGTGTTATCCATTTAAACGGTTCTTATACAGAACAGTTATTACAATTGTGGCTACATGGCATTGATATTCGCTGGGATGTATTTTACAAAAATCAATCTTACACCAAAGTGAGCTTACCTTTATATGCCTTTCAACGTACTACATTTCGACTGCAAGCCAATACCAAAACAAAGCAAAAATCGATACAAAATGATATAGCTTCACATCCGATGGTACAACAAAATCAATCGACAACAGATCGTATTGCTTTTCAATCTACATTTACAGGAGAAGAATTCTTTTTGTGGGATCATCTGGTACAAGGGGTTGCTGTGTTACCTGGTGTAGCTTACTTGGAAATGGCTGTTGCAGCCCTTCAAAAAGCGAGCGGGATGTTAACAAAAGTTCAGACTGGCTTTGTCTTGAACCATGTAACATGGACACAACCTATCTATGTTACAGACCAACCAATTGATGTACACATCTATCTGTATTCAGCAAAACAAGAACAATTACGCTATGAGATTGCTGTAAAGCATCAGGATTCTAGTCTTTCTGTATGTGGTCATGGCATAGTTATGCTGAAGAACTATTCAGAATCTCAGCTATCAACTATTGACCCTGAAGAACTTCAGCAGTTATCTACACAACAACAATGGGATGCTACAACTTGCTATCACCAACTGGATCAATGGGGGCTGAATTATGGTGATAGTCATCAAGGTATTGATCATATATGGATAGATAAGCAACAAGCCGTAGCCAAAATAAAGCTGCCAGCGAAGATCGAAACTACGCTATCCGATTATATATTGCATCCGGCGATGCTCGACTCGGCATTACAAGTTGCTATTTTATTTACAATGTCTCAACAGGATACACATTTGAAAGAAAAACCTCAGTTACCTTTTGCTTTGGAAGAGTTAGAGTATATTCAAGCTTGTACGACGACAATGTGGGTATGTATTCGTTGGAGCGAAGGCAGTAGTGTTCAGGACAAAGTGCAAAAGTTAGATATAGATCTTTATAATGATTCAGGGCAACTATGTATACGCATATCAAAATATACAGCTAGAACATTAGAAGGACAATTATTAGAGTCATCCCGAGTACCAGCACTGACTGAATTACCTGAACAGGTAACCATGTTTGCACCGGTATGGGATACCTTATCAGTAGATGAAGTTGTAAGCCTAGATCATACTGCAATACATCAACAAAAAATGCTGGTGATAGGAAGTTCTGATATGCAGTGGATCGCTCTTTCTTCTGATTATCCAAATGCTATACGCTGGGAATGGAAAACAGACCAGAATATTGAGTCTATCTATCAGTCGTTACTTCTTTATGGTCAGATCGATCATATAGTATGGATAGTTTCTGATCTTCCATCAGATGTGACTCATAGTGAAGCGATTATATATGGACAAGAACAAGGTGTAATTCAGCTTTTTCGTCTGATCAAAAGTTTATTTCAACACCATGATGATCGTCATGTATTGGAATGGACGATAGTCACTATGAATACGCAACGGGTATCGCCTTCTGAACAAGTTAAACCTATTCATAGCAGCATTAACGGCTTAATAGGTTCACTGGCTAAAGAAATAAAAAATTGGCATTTTCGTGTAGTTGATCTTGAACAGACAGAGGCGATAGACTGGCAACTTATTTTTTCATTACCACCTCATCCTGATGGTGATGTGATAAGTTATCGTAGATCGCAGTGGCATCAACAGCAACTTATTCCGGTACAGTATACAGCTATTCAACACACTGCTTATCGTAAAAATGGTGTGTATATAGTGATCGGTGGTGCAGGAGGGATCGGCGAAGTATGGAGCGAGTACATGATACGCCATTATCAAGCAAAGATTATTTGGATTGGTAGACGTGATATCAATGAACAGATTGAATCCAGCTTACATCATTTAGCACAGTATGGCACAGCACCTGAATATATCAGTGCAGATGCCGCTGATCCAGACGATCTAGAAAGAGTATATCAAGAAATCATCAAGCGTTATCCTCAGATTAACGGTGTTATCCATGCAGCAATTTCTTTATTAGACAACACACTCATGCAGATGGATGAAGAGCGGTTTCGCGGAGCGTTGACAGCCAAAGTGAATGTGTGTGCCAGTATAGAACACGTATTTCAAAAAACGAATCTTGATTTTGTGCTGTTTTTTTCTTCAATCAATGCATTTGCTAAGCCAGCAGGTCAAAGTAATTATGCAGCAGGCTGTACGTTTAAAGACACATTTGCACAATATCTAGCCACTCGTTGGACATGTGCTGTCAAAGTCATGAATTGGGGATATTGGGGAAGTGTAGGCACAGTAGCATCAAGGAACTATCGTGAACGTATGCTCAAACAGGGAATCGGTTCGATCGAACCTCAAGAAGCGATGCAAGCATTAGAATGGTTGCTTGTTTCTCCATGTCAACAGATAGGGCTAATCAAACAAGTAGATGAACGCAATGTGTATCATATCAATGAAGAAGAACTAATGATTGTACAATGA